A section of the Amycolatopsis sp. AA4 genome encodes:
- a CDS encoding cation:dicarboxylate symporter family transporter encodes MPTPTPEAAAPKRDRTRYLYLAVIAAVVLGVAVGLLWPSVGKSLAPLGTGFVNLIKMMISPIIFCTIVLGIGSVAKAAKVGKVGVTALVYFIVMSTFALAIGLVVGNLLHPGTGLHLNPADVSKVHQQAKGEGGVDFLLGIIPKTFVSAFTEGQVLQTLLVALLAGFALQKLGKRGEPILRGIEHLQRLVFRILSMIMWAAPVGAFGAIAAVVGATGWGALRSLLVIMLGFYLTCLVFVFGVLGAVLWLGARVNIFSLLRYLGREFLLILSTSSSESALPRLIAKMEHLGVSKPVVGITVPTGYSFNLDGTAIYLTMATLFIATAQDQPLALGEQITLLLFMIIASKGAAGVSGAGIATLASGLQSHRPELVDGVGFILGIDRFMSEARALTNFAGNAVATVLIGSWMKEFDRERSRQVFTGQAPFDEATLLDDTPAEPAQPVPANA; translated from the coding sequence GTGCCTACACCGACCCCCGAAGCGGCCGCGCCCAAGCGCGACCGCACGCGTTACCTGTACCTGGCCGTGATCGCCGCCGTCGTGCTCGGCGTCGCGGTCGGGCTGCTCTGGCCGTCCGTCGGCAAGAGCCTCGCCCCGCTGGGCACCGGCTTCGTCAACCTGATCAAGATGATGATCTCCCCGATCATCTTCTGCACCATCGTGCTGGGCATCGGCTCGGTCGCGAAGGCGGCGAAGGTCGGCAAGGTCGGCGTCACCGCGCTGGTCTACTTCATCGTGATGTCGACGTTCGCGCTCGCGATCGGGCTCGTCGTCGGCAACCTGCTGCACCCGGGCACCGGCCTGCACCTCAACCCGGCCGACGTGTCGAAGGTGCACCAGCAGGCCAAGGGCGAGGGCGGCGTCGACTTCCTGCTCGGCATCATCCCGAAGACCTTCGTGTCCGCGTTCACCGAGGGCCAGGTGCTGCAGACGCTGCTCGTGGCGCTGCTGGCCGGGTTCGCGCTGCAGAAGCTCGGCAAGCGCGGCGAGCCGATCCTGCGCGGCATCGAGCACCTCCAGCGGCTCGTGTTCCGCATCCTGTCGATGATCATGTGGGCCGCCCCGGTGGGCGCGTTCGGCGCGATCGCCGCGGTGGTCGGCGCGACCGGCTGGGGCGCGCTGCGCAGCCTGCTGGTGATCATGCTCGGCTTCTACCTGACCTGCCTGGTGTTCGTGTTCGGCGTCCTCGGCGCGGTGCTGTGGCTCGGCGCGCGGGTCAACATCTTCAGCCTGCTGCGGTATCTCGGCCGCGAGTTCCTGCTGATCCTCTCGACGTCCTCCTCGGAATCCGCGCTGCCGCGGCTGATCGCGAAGATGGAGCACCTCGGGGTCAGCAAGCCGGTCGTCGGCATCACGGTGCCCACCGGGTACTCGTTCAACCTCGACGGCACCGCGATCTACCTGACGATGGCGACGCTGTTCATCGCCACCGCACAGGACCAGCCTCTCGCGCTCGGCGAGCAGATCACGTTGCTGCTGTTCATGATCATCGCGTCGAAGGGCGCGGCGGGCGTGAGCGGCGCCGGCATCGCGACGCTGGCCAGCGGCCTGCAGTCGCACCGCCCGGAACTCGTCGACGGCGTCGGCTTCATCCTCGGCATCGACCGCTTCATGTCCGAGGCCCGAGCCCTGACGAACTTCGCCGGCAACGCGGTCGCGACCGTCCTCATCGGATCGTGGATGAAGGAATTCGACCGGGAACGCTCGCGGCAGGTGTTCACCGGCCAGGCGCCGTTCGACGAGGCCACCCTGCTCGACGACACACCGGCCGAGCCCGCTCAGCCAGTCCCGGCGAACGCCTGA
- a CDS encoding helix-turn-helix domain-containing protein, whose amino-acid sequence MSQGNIAVTDEATDFDPAKFAVCTVMEVVNRISGKWVIGILLEATRGPVRFTELERSVQGISRRMLTLTLRNLERDGLLKRTVYPTVPPRVEYEATEMARELYDSLSGLVDWAERHREAIAVSRQGYDGRSAC is encoded by the coding sequence ATGTCCCAGGGGAACATCGCTGTGACCGACGAGGCCACGGACTTCGACCCGGCGAAATTCGCGGTGTGCACGGTGATGGAGGTCGTGAACCGGATCAGCGGGAAATGGGTGATCGGCATCCTGCTGGAGGCGACGCGCGGTCCGGTGCGGTTCACCGAACTCGAACGCTCGGTGCAGGGGATCAGCCGCCGCATGCTCACGCTCACCCTGCGGAACCTCGAACGCGACGGCCTGCTCAAGCGCACGGTCTACCCGACGGTCCCGCCGCGGGTCGAGTACGAGGCCACCGAAATGGCGCGCGAGCTGTACGACTCGCTGTCCGGGCTGGTCGACTGGGCGGAACGGCACCGCGAGGCGATCGCGGTTTCGCGGCAGGGCTACGACGGTCGCAGTGCTTGCTGA
- a CDS encoding MFS transporter, translating into MPETARHRGAALAVLSAASLMVVLDSSIVAVALPVIQTDLGFSAPGLAWVVNAYLVAFGGLLLLSGRLGDLVGRRRVFLIGLVVFTAASFAAGLSPNATTLVVARFIQGVGGALTSAVVLGMIVTLYPEPRARVRAIGVYSFTQAAGASIGLVAGGALTQGLDWHWTFYINLPIGVAALVLTPMVVASDRGLGLRTGIDVLGALLVTAGVMLLVLGIVQAGDAGWTFLTVGTLVLAVVLLVLFLVRQARTRTPLLPLRLLRVRAISGANLTMVVMVAGFLGFQFVTALYLQQVLGFDALTTGFAFVPTPVVIAAFSLGLADWLNTRFSPRAVLVSGLLTTSVAFLYLTQVQTSGGYASHVLPSLILMGAGAGMAIPALMGLAMSAATPADSGVTSGLITTTQQVGGALGTAVLATAAAIRTAEMLSAGAPEKEALASGFRVAYGFSAGLTALAAILAAVLLGRRAAAAPAAAAEPVAR; encoded by the coding sequence ATGCCCGAAACCGCTCGGCATCGCGGTGCGGCGCTCGCCGTGCTGTCCGCCGCCTCGCTGATGGTGGTGCTCGACAGCTCGATCGTCGCGGTCGCCCTGCCGGTGATCCAGACCGACCTGGGCTTCAGCGCGCCCGGGCTGGCCTGGGTGGTCAACGCCTACCTCGTCGCGTTCGGCGGCCTGCTCCTGCTGTCCGGCCGCCTCGGCGACCTGGTCGGCCGGCGGCGGGTGTTCCTCATCGGTCTCGTCGTCTTCACCGCCGCTTCGTTCGCCGCCGGTCTCTCGCCGAACGCCACCACGCTGGTCGTCGCGCGCTTCATCCAAGGCGTCGGCGGGGCCCTGACGTCAGCGGTCGTCTTGGGCATGATCGTGACGCTCTATCCCGAGCCGCGCGCCCGCGTCCGCGCGATCGGCGTTTACAGCTTCACGCAAGCCGCGGGCGCGTCGATCGGCCTGGTCGCGGGCGGCGCGCTCACCCAAGGCCTGGACTGGCACTGGACCTTCTACATCAACCTGCCCATCGGCGTCGCCGCGCTCGTCCTGACTCCGATGGTCGTCGCCTCCGATCGCGGGCTCGGCCTGCGCACCGGCATCGACGTCCTGGGCGCACTTCTGGTCACCGCCGGAGTGATGCTGCTGGTGCTGGGGATCGTGCAAGCAGGCGACGCCGGCTGGACCTTCCTGACCGTCGGCACGCTCGTCCTGGCGGTCGTCCTGCTCGTGCTGTTCCTGGTGCGCCAGGCCCGGACGCGAACTCCGTTGCTGCCACTGCGATTGCTCCGGGTGCGCGCGATCAGCGGCGCCAACCTGACCATGGTGGTGATGGTCGCCGGGTTCCTGGGATTCCAGTTCGTCACCGCGCTGTACCTGCAGCAGGTGCTCGGTTTCGACGCTCTCACCACGGGTTTCGCCTTCGTCCCGACCCCGGTCGTGATCGCCGCTTTCTCGCTCGGCCTGGCCGATTGGCTGAACACCCGCTTTTCCCCGCGCGCGGTCCTGGTCTCCGGGTTGCTGACGACGTCGGTCGCTTTCCTTTACCTGACCCAAGTCCAGACCTCCGGCGGCTACGCGTCGCACGTGCTGCCGTCGCTGATCCTGATGGGCGCCGGAGCGGGAATGGCGATCCCGGCGCTGATGGGGTTGGCGATGTCCGCCGCGACGCCCGCCGACTCCGGCGTGACGTCCGGCTTGATCACCACCACGCAGCAGGTCGGCGGAGCGCTGGGCACGGCCGTGCTGGCCACCGCCGCCGCGATCCGGACGGCCGAGATGCTGAGCGCGGGCGCTCCGGAGAAGGAGGCTCTGGCGTCCGGCTTCCGGGTGGCCTACGGATTCAGCGCCGGGCTGACCGCGCTCGCCGCGATCCTCGCCGCGGTGCTCCTGGGCCGCCGAGCCGCCGCCGCTCCGGCCGCCGCGGCCGAACCGGTCGCGCGCTAG
- a CDS encoding SRPBCC family protein: MVLENKRDAEYAFRSEWWLPTVPGRVFDAIVDLESYPRWWPDVRSVRQVDDDTAQIVCRSRLPYRLVVAMHREQQDAAGLRVRVRLSGDLDGVLAGAIHAETGGSRLEITQRVQVRKPLLRRLDAVARPFFRANHAWMMRRGHHGLAGYLAASR, translated from the coding sequence GTGGTCCTCGAGAACAAGAGGGACGCCGAATACGCGTTCCGCAGCGAATGGTGGCTGCCGACCGTCCCCGGGCGGGTGTTCGACGCGATCGTCGACCTCGAGTCGTACCCGCGGTGGTGGCCGGACGTCCGGTCGGTGCGCCAGGTCGACGACGACACCGCCCAGATCGTCTGCCGGTCCCGGCTGCCGTACCGGCTCGTCGTCGCGATGCACCGGGAGCAGCAGGACGCGGCGGGGCTGCGGGTGCGCGTCCGGCTGAGCGGGGACCTCGACGGGGTGCTCGCCGGGGCGATCCACGCTGAGACCGGGGGCTCCCGGCTGGAGATCACGCAGCGCGTCCAGGTGCGGAAACCGTTGCTGCGCAGGCTGGACGCGGTGGCCCGGCCGTTCTTCCGCGCCAATCACGCGTGGATGATGCGGCGGGGCCACCACGGGCTGGCCGGTTACCTCGCGGCCTCGAGGTGA
- a CDS encoding fibronectin type III domain-containing protein — MPIIARTALAALLAATLAGCGSSPPAPAFTATLTSPTNVVLHWPADPAAAGYLLEYANAADGPWTALQYLPRGQTSYTHPNLIPETPFYYRIRSFAGPVSATVTPGSASPSEAAVPPSAPANLTATPAADQSVHFAWTDRSADEAGFLLEIRRPGTPDFAPVEVTDPDTTRCALSLLPGEQGSAFRVRALSYGPLSPVVERTTGKD, encoded by the coding sequence GTGCCGATCATCGCGCGAACCGCCCTGGCCGCGCTGCTGGCCGCGACGCTCGCCGGCTGCGGGTCCTCCCCGCCCGCACCCGCCTTCACCGCGACCCTCACCTCTCCCACGAACGTCGTCCTGCACTGGCCTGCCGACCCGGCCGCGGCGGGCTACCTCCTCGAGTACGCCAACGCCGCCGACGGCCCGTGGACCGCGCTGCAGTACCTCCCGCGCGGTCAGACTTCTTATACCCACCCGAACCTGATCCCGGAAACGCCGTTCTACTACCGAATCCGCTCTTTCGCAGGTCCAGTGTCGGCGACCGTCACGCCGGGCAGCGCGTCTCCTTCCGAGGCCGCTGTCCCGCCGTCCGCCCCGGCCAATCTCACCGCGACGCCCGCTGCAGACCAGAGCGTGCACTTCGCCTGGACCGACCGGTCCGCCGACGAAGCCGGTTTCCTCCTGGAAATCCGCCGCCCCGGCACGCCGGATTTCGCCCCGGTCGAGGTGACCGACCCCGACACGACGCGCTGCGCGCTGTCCCTCCTGCCCGGCGAACAAGGTTCGGCTTTCCGGGTCCGCGCCCTGTCCTACGGCCCGCTCTCCCCTGTCGTCGAACGCACCACGGGCAAGGACTGA
- the uvrA gene encoding excinuclease ABC subunit UvrA, whose protein sequence is MADRLVVRGAREHNLRGVDLDLPRDSMIVFTGLSGSGKSSLAFDTIFAEGQRRYVESLSAYARQFLGQMDKPDVDFIEGLSPAVSIDQKSTSRNPRSTVGTITEVYDYLRLLYARAGKAHCPKCGEAISKQTPQQIVDQVLEMTEGTRFQVLAPVVRGRKGEYLDLFQNLQQQGYARVVVDGTVHPLTDPPKLKKQEKHQIGVVIDRLAVKTSARQRLTDSVETALRLADGLVELEFVDLDENDPHRVRGFSENLACPNGHPLAIEDLEPRSFSFNSPYGACPECTGIGIRKEVDPELVVPDDELSLAEGAIAPWAGGQSADYFLRLLESLSEAVGFRMDTPWRRLPARVQKAVLHGVDEQVHVRYRNRYGRQRSYYAAFEGVIPFLERRLEQTDSEYMRERYEGYMREVPCPACQGTRLKPEILAVTLEHATQGDRSIAEVCALSIAEASEFLDELVLGPREAMIAGAVLKEIQARLRFLLDVGLTYLSLDRASGTLSGGEAQRIRLATQIGSGLVGVLYVLDEPSIGLHQRDNHRLIETLTRLRNLGNTLIVVEHDEDTIRASDWVVDIGPGAGEHGGHIVHSGPYKKILKNKDSITGAYLSGRRRIEVPAIRRPVDKKRQLTVVGAREHNLRGIDVSFPLGCLVSVTGVSGSGKSTLVNDILAQVLANKLNGARQVPGRHTRVNGLGNVDKLVRVDQSPIGRTPRSNPATYTGVWDHVRKLFAATTEAKVRGYQQGRFSFNVKGGRCEACAGDGTIKIEMNFLPDVYVPCEVCKGARYNRETLEVHYKGKTVSDVLDMPIEEAAEFFEPIKAIHRHLQTLVDVGLGYVRLGQPAPTLSGGEAQRVKLASELQKRSTGKTVYILDEPTTGLHFEDISKLIGVINGLVDKGNTVIVIEHNLDVIKTSDWIIDMGPEGGSGGGMVVAEGTPEQVAATEGSYTGEFLTQVLNPA, encoded by the coding sequence GTGGCTGATCGCCTCGTTGTTCGCGGAGCGCGCGAGCACAACCTCCGCGGCGTGGATCTCGATCTGCCCCGCGACAGCATGATCGTGTTCACCGGCCTGTCCGGGTCGGGCAAGTCGAGCCTGGCCTTCGACACGATCTTCGCCGAGGGACAGCGGCGGTACGTGGAGTCGCTGTCGGCGTACGCGCGGCAGTTCCTCGGGCAGATGGACAAGCCGGACGTCGACTTCATCGAGGGCCTCTCGCCCGCGGTGTCGATCGACCAGAAGTCGACCTCGCGCAACCCGCGGTCGACCGTCGGCACCATCACCGAGGTCTACGACTACCTGCGGCTGCTCTACGCCCGCGCCGGCAAGGCGCACTGCCCCAAGTGCGGCGAGGCGATCAGCAAGCAGACGCCGCAGCAGATCGTCGACCAGGTGCTGGAGATGACCGAGGGCACCCGGTTCCAGGTGCTCGCGCCGGTCGTGCGCGGGCGCAAGGGCGAGTACCTCGACCTGTTCCAGAACCTGCAGCAGCAGGGCTACGCGCGCGTGGTCGTCGACGGCACGGTGCACCCGCTCACCGACCCGCCGAAGCTGAAGAAGCAGGAAAAGCACCAGATCGGCGTGGTGATCGACCGGCTCGCGGTCAAGACCAGCGCGCGCCAGCGGCTCACCGACTCGGTGGAGACGGCGCTGCGGCTGGCCGACGGCCTGGTCGAGCTGGAATTCGTCGACCTCGACGAGAACGACCCGCACCGCGTGCGCGGCTTCTCCGAGAACCTGGCCTGCCCCAACGGCCACCCGCTGGCGATCGAGGACCTCGAACCCCGGTCGTTCTCCTTCAACTCGCCCTACGGCGCGTGCCCCGAGTGCACCGGCATCGGCATCCGCAAGGAGGTCGACCCGGAACTGGTGGTGCCGGACGACGAGCTGTCGCTCGCCGAGGGGGCCATCGCGCCGTGGGCGGGCGGGCAGAGCGCCGACTACTTCCTGCGGCTGCTGGAATCGCTGTCGGAGGCGGTCGGGTTCCGCATGGACACGCCGTGGCGGCGGCTGCCCGCCCGCGTGCAGAAGGCGGTGCTGCACGGCGTCGACGAGCAGGTGCACGTCCGCTACCGCAACCGGTACGGCAGGCAGCGCTCGTACTACGCGGCCTTCGAGGGCGTCATCCCGTTCCTGGAGCGGCGCCTCGAGCAGACCGACTCGGAGTACATGCGCGAGCGGTACGAGGGCTACATGCGCGAGGTGCCGTGCCCGGCGTGCCAGGGCACGCGGCTCAAGCCGGAGATCCTCGCGGTCACGCTGGAGCACGCGACGCAGGGCGACCGGTCGATCGCCGAGGTCTGCGCGCTGTCCATCGCGGAGGCGTCGGAATTCCTCGACGAGCTGGTGCTCGGCCCGCGCGAGGCGATGATCGCGGGCGCGGTGCTGAAGGAGATCCAGGCGCGCCTGCGCTTCCTGCTCGACGTCGGCCTCACCTACCTGTCGCTCGACCGCGCGTCCGGCACGCTGTCCGGCGGCGAGGCGCAGCGCATCCGGCTGGCGACGCAGATCGGCTCCGGCCTGGTGGGCGTGCTGTACGTGCTGGACGAGCCGTCGATCGGCCTGCACCAGCGCGACAACCACCGGCTGATCGAGACGCTGACCCGGCTGCGCAACCTCGGCAACACGCTGATCGTGGTCGAGCACGACGAGGACACCATCCGGGCCAGCGACTGGGTGGTCGACATCGGCCCGGGCGCGGGCGAGCACGGCGGGCACATCGTGCACAGCGGCCCGTACAAGAAGATCCTGAAGAACAAGGATTCGATCACCGGGGCGTACCTGTCCGGGCGGCGGCGGATCGAGGTGCCGGCGATCCGGCGGCCGGTCGACAAGAAGCGGCAGCTCACCGTAGTGGGCGCGCGCGAGCACAACCTGCGCGGCATCGACGTGTCGTTCCCGCTCGGCTGCCTCGTGTCGGTCACCGGCGTGTCCGGGTCGGGCAAGTCGACGCTGGTCAACGACATCCTCGCGCAGGTGCTGGCGAACAAGCTGAACGGCGCGCGCCAGGTCCCGGGCCGCCACACCCGGGTCAACGGCCTCGGCAACGTCGACAAGCTGGTGCGCGTCGACCAGTCGCCGATCGGCCGCACGCCGCGCTCCAACCCGGCCACCTACACCGGCGTGTGGGACCACGTGCGCAAGCTGTTCGCGGCCACCACCGAGGCGAAGGTCCGCGGGTACCAGCAGGGCCGCTTCTCGTTCAACGTCAAGGGCGGCCGCTGCGAGGCGTGCGCCGGCGACGGCACGATCAAGATCGAGATGAACTTCCTGCCCGACGTCTACGTCCCGTGCGAGGTGTGCAAGGGCGCCCGGTACAACCGGGAGACGCTCGAGGTGCACTACAAGGGCAAGACGGTGTCCGACGTGCTGGACATGCCGATCGAGGAGGCGGCCGAGTTCTTCGAGCCGATCAAGGCGATCCACCGGCACCTGCAGACCCTCGTCGACGTCGGCCTCGGCTACGTCCGCCTGGGCCAGCCCGCCCCGACCCTGTCCGGCGGCGAGGCGCAGCGCGTGAAGCTGGCGAGCGAACTGCAGAAGCGCTCCACCGGCAAGACCGTCTACATCCTCGACGAGCCGACCACCGGGCTGCACTTCGAAGACATCAGCAAGTTGATCGGCGTGATCAACGGCCTGGTGGACAAGGGCAACACGGTGATCGTGATCGAGCACAACCTCGACGTGATCAAGACGTCCGACTGGATCATCGACATGGGCCCGGAAGGCGGCTCCGGCGGCGGCATGGTGGTCGCCGAGGGAACGCCCGAACAGGTCGCGGCCACCGAAGGCAGCTACACCGGCGAGTTCCTCACACAGGTGCTCAACCCGGCCTGA
- a CDS encoding DUF1963 domain-containing protein, with translation MRTTLRWAGSSGVGCPPALRWIGSDGDTGLAWGGVGVLHWLIRADDLAVGRFDRVRCVMQSG, from the coding sequence GTGAGGACGACGTTGCGGTGGGCCGGTTCGAGCGGGGTCGGCTGTCCGCCCGCGTTGCGCTGGATCGGCAGCGACGGCGACACAGGCCTCGCCTGGGGCGGCGTCGGTGTCCTGCACTGGCTGATCCGTGCGGACGACCTCGCCGTGGGCCGCTTCGACCGGGTCCGGTGCGTCATGCAGAGCGGGTGA
- a CDS encoding YwqG family protein, with amino-acid sequence MTSWIDPLAKLARDNLPPDVAEAWETVFRPAARLNTGGNGVRVGCLGGNPALPADVEWPVWRGELPMNFVASVDCAALPRVPGGIELPASGSLLFFYCDDWFEAEGPVDLTSLGGVVVVPAGAETAERAAPEGVEVYPRLDVSAEIAGTFPGSEQEVLRRTLARDGLPLSDPANWSEEFFDRLRESSAAPYHQIGGCSWPIQGPPEDEVAAAVLPDDASESDLADEALRWVLLAQIDSDGDAGLSWGDVGVLYWLIREDDLAEGRFDRVRCVMQSG; translated from the coding sequence ATGACCTCTTGGATCGACCCGCTCGCCAAGCTGGCGCGGGACAACCTTCCGCCGGACGTCGCCGAGGCGTGGGAAACCGTGTTCCGGCCCGCGGCGCGGCTGAACACCGGCGGGAACGGCGTGCGCGTCGGCTGCCTCGGCGGCAATCCCGCGCTGCCCGCGGACGTGGAATGGCCGGTCTGGCGCGGCGAGCTGCCGATGAACTTCGTCGCCTCGGTCGACTGCGCGGCGCTGCCCCGGGTGCCCGGCGGGATCGAGCTGCCCGCGTCGGGTTCGTTGCTGTTCTTCTACTGCGACGACTGGTTCGAGGCAGAAGGGCCGGTCGATCTCACCTCGCTCGGCGGGGTCGTGGTCGTTCCGGCCGGAGCCGAGACCGCGGAACGGGCCGCGCCGGAGGGCGTCGAGGTCTATCCGCGGCTGGACGTGTCCGCGGAAATCGCCGGCACCTTCCCGGGTTCGGAGCAGGAGGTGCTGCGCCGCACGCTCGCCCGAGACGGGCTTCCGCTCTCCGACCCGGCGAACTGGTCCGAGGAGTTCTTCGACCGGCTCCGGGAATCGTCGGCCGCGCCGTACCACCAGATCGGCGGCTGCTCCTGGCCGATCCAGGGCCCGCCGGAGGACGAGGTCGCGGCGGCGGTGCTGCCCGACGACGCGTCCGAATCGGACCTCGCCGACGAAGCGCTGCGCTGGGTCTTGCTCGCGCAGATCGACAGCGACGGTGACGCGGGCCTCTCCTGGGGTGATGTCGGTGTCTTGTACTGGCTGATCCGTGAGGACGATCTCGCCGAGGGACGGTTCGACCGGGTCCGGTGCGTCATGCAGAGCGGGTGA
- a CDS encoding MBL fold metallo-hydrolase — MNIADTYTGHVEPGGDAARRTLDGLTITKLSVGPMDNNAYLLVCREENEALLIDAANDPERISDLIGHGPDRPALRTVVTTHQHADHWQALGAVAGANGANTAAHPLDAEPLPIPPDFLVEHGDTLKVGAVTLEVIHLRGHTPGSIALLYRDPNGRPHLFTGDSLFPGGVGKTSSPEDFTSLLDDVEKRIFDELPDDTWFYPGHGDDSTLGEQRPHLKEWRERGW; from the coding sequence GTGAACATCGCCGACACGTACACCGGACACGTCGAACCGGGCGGCGACGCCGCCCGCCGGACGCTGGACGGCCTCACCATCACCAAGCTCTCCGTTGGCCCGATGGACAACAACGCGTACCTGCTCGTGTGCCGCGAGGAGAACGAAGCGCTGCTGATCGACGCGGCCAACGACCCGGAACGCATCTCGGACCTGATCGGCCACGGGCCCGACCGTCCCGCGCTGCGCACCGTCGTGACGACCCACCAGCACGCCGACCACTGGCAGGCGCTGGGCGCGGTGGCCGGAGCGAACGGCGCGAACACCGCGGCGCACCCGCTGGACGCGGAACCGCTGCCGATCCCCCCGGACTTCCTGGTCGAGCACGGAGACACCCTGAAGGTCGGCGCGGTGACGCTGGAGGTGATCCACCTGCGCGGCCACACGCCCGGGTCGATCGCGCTCCTGTACCGGGACCCGAACGGACGCCCGCACTTGTTCACCGGGGATTCGCTGTTCCCGGGCGGGGTCGGGAAGACCTCGTCGCCGGAGGACTTCACGTCGCTGCTGGACGACGTGGAGAAGCGGATCTTCGACGAACTGCCGGACGACACGTGGTTCTACCCGGGGCACGGCGACGATTCGACGCTGGGCGAGCAGCGTCCGCACCTGAAGGAGTGGCGCGAACGCGGCTGGTGA